A window from Hymenobacter volaticus encodes these proteins:
- the ribD gene encoding bifunctional diaminohydroxyphosphoribosylaminopyrimidine deaminase/5-amino-6-(5-phosphoribosylamino)uracil reductase RibD: MPTPAFDSLMMRRALDLARLGTGHTRPNPLVGCVVTHEGRVIGEGWHRQYGGPHAEVNALAAVTDESLLTQSRVYVTLEPCAHHGKTPPCADLLVAKGVAEVVVCNLDPNPLVSGRGLEKLRAAGIKVETGLLEAEGRWLNRRFFTSQEKKRPYVVLKWAETADGYLAGPYYQPVPISGDLARVAVHQWRAEEQAILVGTRTALHDNPHLNVREWPGPNPTRVVIDKNLSLPPTHNLFDGKQPTVVYTYREKANKGHVDYVMLSEAEDLFPQILGSLHQRNVQSVLVEGGPTVLNSLLKDGLWDEIRVLRSPRRLNGGVTAPKPGLSGLREHRKLGDDELFVYVNGSTR, from the coding sequence ATGCCTACCCCTGCTTTCGATTCCCTGATGATGCGCCGCGCCCTCGACTTGGCTCGGCTTGGTACCGGCCATACCCGGCCTAACCCCTTAGTAGGCTGCGTGGTAACGCACGAAGGCCGCGTCATCGGAGAAGGTTGGCACCGACAATACGGCGGCCCTCACGCCGAGGTAAATGCGCTGGCCGCCGTGACCGATGAAAGTCTGTTAACTCAAAGCCGCGTTTATGTGACGCTGGAACCCTGCGCCCACCACGGCAAGACGCCGCCCTGCGCCGACTTGCTGGTTGCCAAAGGCGTAGCCGAAGTGGTGGTGTGCAACCTCGACCCCAACCCGCTGGTATCTGGCCGCGGCCTCGAAAAACTGCGGGCGGCGGGCATCAAAGTTGAGACGGGTTTGCTGGAAGCGGAAGGCCGCTGGCTGAACCGGCGCTTTTTCACGTCGCAAGAGAAAAAGCGGCCTTATGTAGTGCTAAAGTGGGCTGAGACGGCGGACGGCTACCTAGCAGGGCCGTATTATCAGCCGGTGCCCATCAGCGGGGATTTGGCGCGGGTGGCGGTGCACCAATGGCGGGCGGAAGAGCAAGCCATTCTGGTAGGAACCCGCACCGCTCTCCATGACAACCCCCACCTAAACGTGCGTGAATGGCCTGGCCCCAATCCGACGCGCGTCGTCATCGACAAAAACCTGAGTTTGCCGCCGACACACAACCTCTTCGATGGCAAACAGCCCACCGTGGTGTACACCTACCGCGAAAAGGCCAATAAAGGTCACGTAGACTACGTGATGTTGTCGGAGGCCGAAGACTTGTTTCCGCAGATTTTGGGCAGCCTGCACCAGCGCAATGTGCAGTCGGTGTTGGTAGAAGGTGGCCCAACCGTGCTGAACTCCTTGTTGAAAGACGGCCTATGGGACGAAATTCGGGTACTGCGGAGCCCACGGCGGCTAAATGGCGGCGTAACGGCACCTAAACCTGGCCTAAGCGGCCTACGCGAACACCGAAAATTAGGCGACGACGAGTTGTTTGTGTACGTGAATGGCAGCACTCGATGA
- a CDS encoding GAF domain-containing protein: protein MAEELTFDTTLTKAEQYRQLLPQIEALTTGEPDLVANLANTVAALRQAFGFFWVGFYLVKDNELVLGPFQGPIACTRIRHGKGVCGSSWAQAQTLLVPDVEQFPGHIACSSESKSEIVVPVLKDGTVVAVLDVDSDQLNDFDQDDQQALEQLMTLAARWF, encoded by the coding sequence ATGGCCGAAGAACTCACGTTCGATACTACCTTAACCAAAGCCGAGCAGTACCGCCAGCTCTTGCCGCAGATTGAAGCCCTCACGACGGGTGAGCCAGACCTAGTAGCTAACTTGGCCAACACCGTGGCGGCGCTCCGGCAAGCCTTCGGTTTTTTTTGGGTGGGGTTTTATTTAGTGAAAGACAATGAACTAGTACTCGGCCCGTTTCAAGGACCCATTGCCTGCACCCGCATCCGGCACGGAAAAGGGGTTTGTGGCAGCAGCTGGGCGCAGGCGCAAACGCTCCTGGTACCCGATGTAGAGCAGTTCCCTGGTCACATTGCGTGTAGTTCAGAATCGAAGTCGGAAATCGTGGTGCCCGTACTGAAAGACGGCACTGTAGTAGCCGTACTCGACGTAGACAGCGACCAGCTCAACGATTTCGACCAGGACGATCAGCAGGCACTAGAGCAATTGATGACCTTGGCAGCGCGCTGGTTTTAA
- a CDS encoding dihydrofolate reductase family protein, producing the protein MRKVVFYIAASLDGFIASPDGSVDWLPAPPPGEDYGYADLLASVDTTLLGRTTYEQVLTFGEWPYSTLTNYVFTHNPPTATAHPSVEFVTEEPVEFVGKLRQEAGKAIWLIGGSTLAASLLTAGLVDEMMLFVVPHLLGDGIPLWRQQSHSQPVHLLRTHTWPDGMTLLHYNLASSA; encoded by the coding sequence ATGCGTAAAGTCGTGTTCTACATTGCGGCCAGCCTCGACGGCTTTATTGCTTCCCCCGATGGCTCAGTGGACTGGCTGCCTGCTCCACCACCCGGCGAGGACTATGGCTACGCCGACTTGTTGGCCTCCGTTGATACCACTCTGCTAGGTCGCACTACCTACGAACAAGTACTCACCTTTGGCGAGTGGCCTTATTCTACGCTCACCAACTACGTCTTCACCCACAACCCGCCAACGGCAACCGCGCATCCGTCTGTGGAATTTGTGACAGAGGAGCCTGTTGAATTTGTTGGAAAGCTGCGACAAGAAGCAGGTAAAGCTATCTGGTTGATTGGTGGCAGCACACTAGCCGCCTCACTGCTAACTGCTGGCTTAGTAGATGAGATGATGCTTTTTGTGGTGCCTCACCTACTTGGCGATGGCATACCACTATGGCGTCAGCAGAGTCATTCCCAGCCGGTGCACTTGCTTCGCACCCACACCTGGCCCGACGGTATGACGCTACTCCATTATAACCTTGCCAGTTCGGCCTGA
- a CDS encoding RagB/SusD family nutrient uptake outer membrane protein: MKRILYTCFVALSLTACTEELDQVNPNSVVLTNFWKTDADFMSGLAATYKVFHDVNNGYYGVRGIELSNGRGDDFFIRNDVKDLYQLSTFTNDPTTGTPSSIFTGFYTGIFRANQIIEQAPLSAGLSEEAKKQYVAEAQFIRGVNYFLLAINFGEVPVVTKVPVSRGEYFVAKAPEADVWAQAVSDLQAAAAGLPASYPAASVGRATKGAALGYLGKVYVYQKKWADAEATFKQLAQPDGTAKAPFTYDLVPKFEDNFNKATDNNVESLFEIQNQNVGGSQPWSGENANEALGVTTAQEFAPTEVAGWFEVSPTDKIFNEFKKEKAVGGDFDDRMYATLVWDYPGAMYYNKPFKEFKLVFGYSSMVRKYQNWRENNEGIYISEINEKALRYADILLLYAEALTMQNRQVEAYPLVNRIRARAKLAPLAAGLSSTQMMEEIRHQRMLEFFREGQRFYDLKRWGILEQEIKNSDKVGRQFFTAKHAYFPIPQNELNTNPSITQNSGW, encoded by the coding sequence ATGAAAAGAATATTATATACCTGCTTCGTGGCGTTGAGTTTAACCGCCTGTACAGAAGAGCTAGATCAAGTAAATCCCAATTCAGTCGTACTAACCAACTTCTGGAAAACCGATGCCGACTTTATGTCGGGACTGGCGGCCACTTACAAGGTTTTCCATGACGTGAACAACGGCTACTATGGCGTCCGAGGCATCGAGCTGAGCAACGGCCGGGGCGACGACTTCTTTATTCGCAACGACGTGAAGGACTTGTATCAATTGTCGACCTTCACCAACGACCCAACCACGGGTACGCCTTCATCGATTTTTACGGGCTTCTACACGGGTATCTTCCGGGCCAACCAGATTATCGAGCAGGCACCTTTGTCCGCGGGGCTTTCCGAGGAGGCTAAGAAGCAGTACGTGGCGGAAGCGCAGTTCATTCGGGGCGTCAACTACTTCTTGCTCGCCATCAACTTCGGGGAGGTACCGGTTGTCACGAAAGTGCCGGTGTCGCGGGGCGAGTATTTTGTTGCTAAAGCGCCGGAAGCTGACGTGTGGGCGCAGGCAGTGAGCGACTTGCAAGCGGCTGCAGCGGGCTTGCCCGCTTCGTATCCGGCTGCTTCGGTGGGGCGTGCCACTAAAGGGGCAGCCTTGGGCTACCTCGGCAAAGTATATGTCTACCAGAAGAAATGGGCCGATGCGGAAGCTACTTTCAAGCAGCTAGCCCAACCCGACGGCACGGCTAAGGCCCCCTTCACATATGATTTGGTGCCCAAGTTCGAAGACAACTTCAACAAGGCGACTGACAACAATGTGGAGTCTTTGTTTGAGATTCAAAACCAAAACGTGGGTGGTTCACAACCGTGGTCGGGCGAGAATGCCAACGAGGCGCTCGGCGTGACAACTGCCCAAGAGTTTGCACCGACCGAAGTGGCCGGCTGGTTTGAGGTTTCACCTACCGACAAGATTTTCAACGAGTTCAAGAAGGAAAAAGCGGTTGGCGGGGACTTCGACGACCGGATGTACGCCACGTTGGTGTGGGACTATCCGGGCGCGATGTACTACAACAAGCCCTTCAAAGAATTCAAGCTGGTGTTTGGCTACAGTTCCATGGTCAGGAAGTATCAGAACTGGCGCGAAAACAACGAAGGCATCTATATCTCGGAAATCAACGAGAAAGCACTGCGCTACGCCGACATTCTGCTACTCTATGCTGAAGCCTTGACCATGCAGAACCGCCAAGTGGAAGCCTATCCGTTGGTGAACCGCATCCGGGCGCGCGCAAAGCTGGCACCATTGGCCGCCGGTTTGTCGAGCACGCAGATGATGGAGGAAATCCGTCACCAGCGCATGTTAGAATTCTTCCGCGAAGGGCAGCGCTTCTACGATTTGAAGCGGTGGGGAATCTTGGAGCAAGAAATCAAGAACAGCGACAAAGTAGGTCGTCAGTTCTTCACAGCGAAACACGCTTACTTTCCCATCCCGCAAAACGAGCTAAACACCAATCCAAGCATCACGCAAAATTCAGGGTGGTAA
- a CDS encoding SusC/RagA family TonB-linked outer membrane protein has translation MAKGDLPDGAHAELHAWGQRGSENFTYNLSGGYLDQQGIVKKTDYDRYNLRLKSDFTKGRVRIGETIILTREYWRTMAGGWGGQGGNPVGSALKMIPVFQVYDPTAVGGYGGAYGQVVNIASPVAQLNLEVPETRTTSAIINGYAEVSLIDALKYRLNLGYTNTFGAHNDYTYPYKVGALFNNADADLYQSKSQKEYFLQEHTLSYNKELGKHNLNGLVGFTYQNTRFDVQSGSKSGMPSGIQVLDAGTTNIASGGYAYESALVSYLGRLVYSYDNRYVLTGTFRRDGSSRFSPDYRYGNFPAVALAWNVVNESFFQPLQGVVSNLKLRSSYGVLGNQELSDYQYDPTITSNANYVLGSTQLLWPGAIQTTFATPNIKWETSKTFNVGADLGFFENKLGLSADYFIRRNSDILLRVPIPLTTGASANAPYINAGQITNKGVEAALTYNNKMGEFTYQVTGTFTAIDNNVDFLGTGTQQISGGQPTHHGQSATITKAGGPVGAFYLIKTDGIFNSQEEVDAHSVEGRLIQPAAKPGDIRFVDYNGDGAISQDDRQYCGSPNPKFSYGFGSNSSWKNFDLSFFFQGTYGNKIYNGLREDLEGMNLEFNYSPATLNAWTRRTPRISRVPSSTTPT, from the coding sequence TTGGCAAAAGGAGATTTACCAGACGGCGCCCATGCAGAACTACACGCTTGGGGCCAGCGGGGCAGCGAAAACTTCACCTACAACTTGTCGGGCGGGTACTTAGACCAGCAGGGCATAGTGAAGAAAACTGACTACGACCGTTATAACTTGCGCTTGAAATCTGACTTTACCAAGGGACGGGTTCGGATTGGGGAAACCATCATCTTGACCCGGGAATACTGGCGCACTATGGCTGGCGGCTGGGGCGGCCAAGGCGGCAACCCGGTAGGTTCGGCCCTGAAAATGATTCCGGTTTTCCAGGTATACGACCCAACCGCAGTGGGTGGTTATGGTGGTGCCTATGGACAGGTAGTAAACATTGCCAGCCCGGTAGCACAGCTGAATTTGGAGGTGCCAGAGACAAGAACTACCTCGGCCATTATTAATGGCTATGCCGAAGTATCACTGATAGACGCCCTCAAGTATCGGCTCAACTTAGGCTATACCAATACGTTCGGCGCACACAACGACTATACGTATCCATATAAAGTGGGTGCGCTGTTCAACAACGCCGATGCGGACCTCTACCAGAGCAAGAGCCAGAAAGAATACTTTCTGCAAGAGCACACGCTGAGCTACAACAAAGAATTAGGGAAGCACAACCTCAATGGCTTAGTCGGCTTCACGTATCAGAATACCCGGTTTGACGTGCAGAGCGGCTCAAAAAGCGGTATGCCTTCTGGCATTCAAGTGCTAGACGCCGGAACTACCAATATTGCCAGTGGGGGGTATGCTTATGAAAGCGCATTGGTTTCTTATTTGGGGCGGTTAGTGTATTCCTACGACAACCGATATGTGCTGACGGGTACGTTCCGCCGAGACGGTTCGTCGCGTTTCAGCCCCGACTACCGCTACGGAAACTTCCCGGCTGTGGCTCTGGCGTGGAACGTGGTCAACGAGTCCTTTTTCCAGCCGCTGCAAGGAGTAGTCAGTAACCTGAAACTGCGGTCCAGCTACGGTGTGCTAGGCAACCAAGAGCTGTCTGACTATCAGTATGACCCAACCATTACGTCTAACGCCAACTATGTGCTAGGGTCAACTCAACTGCTATGGCCAGGAGCAATCCAGACGACGTTTGCCACGCCGAACATCAAATGGGAAACGTCCAAGACCTTTAATGTGGGCGCTGATTTAGGATTCTTCGAAAACAAACTGGGTTTATCGGCCGACTATTTCATCCGCCGTAATTCCGATATTCTCTTGCGGGTGCCAATCCCACTGACTACGGGAGCTAGCGCTAACGCTCCTTATATCAACGCTGGCCAAATCACCAACAAGGGGGTAGAAGCCGCTTTGACGTACAACAACAAAATGGGCGAGTTCACTTACCAAGTGACGGGCACGTTTACGGCCATCGACAACAATGTCGACTTCTTGGGTACGGGCACGCAGCAAATTTCCGGTGGCCAGCCTACCCACCACGGTCAGTCGGCTACAATTACAAAAGCCGGCGGACCGGTGGGGGCTTTCTACCTGATCAAGACTGACGGCATCTTTAATTCGCAAGAGGAAGTTGATGCGCACAGCGTAGAAGGAAGGCTTATTCAGCCTGCCGCTAAGCCCGGCGACATTCGGTTTGTAGACTATAATGGCGATGGTGCCATCAGCCAAGACGACCGGCAGTACTGCGGTAGTCCTAACCCTAAATTCAGCTACGGTTTCGGGTCTAATTCATCGTGGAAGAACTTCGACTTAAGCTTCTTCTTCCAAGGCACCTACGGCAATAAGATTTACAACGGTCTTCGCGAGGATCTGGAAGGCATGAACTTAGAATTCAACTACTCGCCCGCCACGCTTAATGCATGGACCCGGAGAACCCCACGGATTTCCCGCGTGCCGTCATCAACGACCCCAACCTGA
- a CDS encoding carboxypeptidase-like regulatory domain-containing protein has translation MLLAPVPVRGRVIGPNNEPIPGATVVVKGSTVGTATDADGNFSLTLPDGNVTLVISSIGFANQEVAVNGRSTLSITLQNDTKALDEVVVVGYGTQRRQDVTGSIATVKAEDLRTQGTNTVQKSLQGRVAGVQIESSGGNPGSGVRVIVRGAGSLNNNDPLYIVDGVQVDNINNLQPTDIASFDILKDASAAAIYGSRAANGVVLITTKGGKKGENRIDFNAYYGVQQIAKKIDVLNASEWATVSNTAHDAAGLPRLDIAQNPESLGAGTDWQKEIYQTAPMQNYTLGASGAAKTSPTTCRAGT, from the coding sequence ATGTTGTTAGCGCCCGTGCCCGTGCGTGGCCGCGTGATTGGGCCAAACAATGAGCCCATACCGGGAGCTACCGTGGTAGTGAAGGGAAGCACTGTGGGCACTGCAACCGATGCTGATGGCAACTTCAGCTTGACTTTGCCAGATGGCAACGTAACGTTGGTTATTTCCTCTATTGGGTTTGCCAATCAGGAGGTTGCCGTCAATGGCCGCTCGACTCTTTCGATTACGCTGCAAAACGACACGAAAGCCCTAGATGAAGTGGTAGTAGTAGGGTATGGCACACAGCGCCGACAAGACGTAACTGGATCAATTGCCACGGTAAAAGCCGAGGACTTACGTACTCAAGGAACCAACACGGTGCAGAAATCTTTGCAAGGCCGTGTGGCAGGGGTGCAAATCGAGTCGTCGGGAGGAAATCCGGGTTCTGGTGTGCGCGTGATAGTACGAGGCGCCGGCTCGCTCAACAACAACGACCCACTCTACATTGTGGACGGAGTGCAAGTGGACAACATCAACAACTTGCAGCCCACAGATATTGCCTCGTTCGATATTCTGAAGGATGCCTCAGCCGCGGCTATCTATGGGTCCCGGGCCGCAAACGGAGTGGTACTCATCACTACCAAAGGCGGTAAGAAAGGTGAAAACCGCATCGACTTCAACGCCTACTACGGCGTACAGCAGATAGCCAAGAAGATAGATGTGCTCAATGCCTCAGAGTGGGCCACCGTCAGCAATACCGCCCACGACGCAGCGGGCTTACCCCGACTCGACATCGCCCAAAATCCAGAGTCGTTGGGAGCGGGTACCGATTGGCAAAAGGAGATTTACCAGACGGCGCCCATGCAGAACTACACGCTTGGGGCCAGCGGGGCAGCGAAAACTTCACCTACAACTTGTCGGGCGGGTACTTAG